Proteins encoded within one genomic window of Halodesulfovibrio sp.:
- a CDS encoding sigma-54 dependent transcriptional regulator produces the protein MSLNKLGTIGQSAAMQDVFGVLAKVAPTDSTVLVTGESGTGKELLVRSLHANSTRNNAPFVPINCGAIPRDLLESELFGHEKGAFTHAIRSRPGRFELADGGTIFLDEIGEMDLTLQVKILRVLQEKEIERVGGSTIKNVDVRIVAATNRDLESEVKAGRFREDLYYRLNVIPLQLPALRERGGDILLLCEHFLQKFSEKQQRSRLTLSQDTRKILAAYSWPGNVRELENFMERMTILCDANVITPADLPPKILDEVGVVAELPEPVSPDPVRQQQVGFQWPCIQDLNDQKLPLKDFLDTVEEKLLLEALQQANGIKNQAAEILGVKRTTLIEKLKKKKID, from the coding sequence ATGAGTCTTAACAAACTTGGAACAATTGGACAGTCTGCTGCCATGCAAGACGTGTTCGGTGTTCTGGCTAAAGTAGCCCCAACAGACAGCACAGTATTAGTTACTGGCGAGTCTGGCACTGGTAAAGAATTACTGGTGCGTTCCCTGCATGCAAATAGTACCCGTAACAATGCCCCGTTTGTTCCTATAAACTGCGGTGCAATTCCACGCGACCTTCTTGAATCCGAGCTCTTCGGTCATGAAAAAGGTGCGTTCACACATGCCATTCGTTCTCGTCCCGGTCGCTTTGAACTAGCAGACGGTGGAACGATTTTTCTAGATGAAATTGGTGAAATGGACCTGACACTTCAGGTCAAAATTTTACGAGTTTTACAAGAAAAAGAAATCGAACGAGTCGGTGGCTCCACCATTAAAAATGTTGATGTACGTATAGTTGCAGCAACAAACCGTGATTTAGAAAGCGAAGTTAAAGCTGGTCGATTTAGAGAAGACCTTTATTACCGCCTGAACGTTATCCCCCTGCAACTACCTGCATTACGGGAGCGTGGCGGCGATATTTTATTACTTTGTGAACACTTTTTACAAAAGTTCAGCGAAAAACAACAACGCTCACGACTCACACTATCTCAGGATACGCGCAAAATTCTTGCCGCATACAGCTGGCCAGGAAACGTGCGTGAACTGGAAAACTTTATGGAACGCATGACTATTTTGTGCGATGCCAATGTTATTACACCAGCCGATTTACCACCAAAAATATTAGACGAAGTTGGTGTTGTCGCAGAACTTCCTGAGCCGGTTTCTCCAGACCCTGTGCGTCAGCAGCAGGTCGGATTCCAGTGGCCATGTATTCAAGACTTAAATGACCAAAAGCTTCCGCTTAAAGATTTCCTTGATACTGTTGAAGAAAAACTCCTGCTCGAAGCGCTTCAGCAAGCAAACGGTATCAAAAATCAGGCAGCCGAAATATTGGGCGTCAAACGCACAACTTTAATTGAAAAGCTTAAAAAGAAAAAAATTGATTAA
- a CDS encoding acetate--CoA ligase family protein, whose product MYNYDAFSHAKTTAHIDFDTITEIFAQAHSEGRFSLYEHEVYRVMESIGSETPPTVRLIPRGTRPSDDELMSIPGEKIVLKIVSPTIVHKTEVGGVRIVDREPSKIRSAWRRMMYEVPEKYARWIEQHPDASPEEYAGLSGSALEEAIALDLKGVLLVQFMPPDSDAFGNELIVGIRRTREFGMVLSAGLGGTDAELYAERFKKSQAIVAASTRLTDGEAFFSHFRQTISFEKLAGRTRGQERIVSDDQLLECFDACILLANYYSPTNPDAPFIIDEFEINPFAFTDFLMVPLDGLCKFSLPDQTASSRPVAKIKSLLHPESIGIMGVSASRENFGRTILRNVLAEGYPKEQVRIIRDGCEEIDGVQCIPSVNANGKLDMLVVAVPAKQIPAVVDEVIATDAADSVMLIAGGLGETEESFERAQKVIAKINTAHDSSDGGPVFIGANCMGIVSRPGGYNTWFIPENKFPKNGLGTPRRAALVSQSGAFMLYGLSRYPHLLPNYMISMGNQTDLTLGDMVTYLKDDENVDVIAVYAEGFNDLDGLAFCRAVREAVLAGKEVVFYKAGRTPEGKSATSGHTASLAGDYMVAESCVRQAGAVVAQTVEQFQDLFMLAETLHCKKVEGNRLGAISGAGFEAVSMADSLDVGTFSMKLAPFSEKATNGFRALLKEKRLDSLVSIANPMDLTPAGDDELHVEVAKIMLDEPTVDAVVLALTPLSPVMQSLDTDTSDPFSMHNKESILSRTMALATLSEKPLVCASDGGELFQPLREALNEAGIPVFQTADRAVAALARYLQSRLHSKSIRCGGCGIR is encoded by the coding sequence ATGTATAATTACGACGCCTTTTCGCATGCCAAAACTACAGCGCACATTGATTTTGATACGATTACAGAAATCTTTGCACAGGCGCATAGTGAGGGACGCTTTTCATTATACGAACACGAAGTGTACCGTGTGATGGAGAGTATTGGTTCTGAAACTCCGCCTACAGTTAGATTGATTCCACGAGGGACTAGACCGTCTGATGATGAGTTGATGAGCATTCCCGGTGAAAAAATTGTACTCAAAATTGTATCGCCGACGATTGTTCACAAAACAGAAGTCGGTGGAGTGCGTATTGTAGATCGTGAACCAAGTAAAATTCGTTCTGCATGGCGTCGTATGATGTATGAAGTTCCCGAAAAATATGCACGCTGGATAGAGCAGCATCCAGATGCTTCTCCAGAAGAATATGCTGGACTGTCAGGTTCAGCGCTAGAGGAGGCAATCGCTCTTGACTTAAAAGGGGTGCTGCTCGTTCAGTTTATGCCGCCGGACTCTGACGCATTCGGCAATGAGCTGATTGTCGGCATCAGACGAACCCGTGAATTTGGTATGGTCTTGAGTGCAGGGCTTGGGGGCACGGATGCTGAATTATATGCAGAGCGATTCAAAAAGAGTCAGGCAATTGTTGCGGCATCCACCAGATTGACCGATGGAGAGGCATTCTTTAGCCATTTCAGACAAACAATTTCTTTTGAGAAGTTGGCGGGTCGCACCAGAGGGCAGGAGCGTATCGTTTCCGACGATCAGTTGCTTGAATGCTTCGATGCCTGCATTTTGCTGGCTAACTATTATTCTCCAACAAACCCTGACGCTCCTTTTATAATAGATGAGTTTGAAATCAACCCGTTCGCCTTCACAGATTTTCTCATGGTTCCCCTTGATGGGCTGTGTAAATTTTCGTTACCAGATCAAACAGCATCATCGCGTCCTGTTGCAAAAATAAAAAGTCTGCTCCATCCTGAATCAATTGGTATTATGGGGGTATCAGCATCTCGTGAAAATTTCGGGCGTACTATTTTGCGAAACGTTCTTGCAGAAGGATACCCGAAAGAACAAGTGCGGATTATTCGTGATGGATGTGAGGAGATTGATGGAGTCCAATGCATTCCATCTGTAAATGCCAATGGCAAATTAGATATGCTTGTGGTTGCAGTTCCTGCCAAGCAGATTCCGGCTGTTGTCGATGAAGTGATTGCAACGGATGCTGCTGACAGCGTCATGCTTATTGCTGGTGGTCTGGGAGAAACTGAAGAAAGTTTTGAGCGGGCGCAAAAGGTGATTGCAAAAATCAACACGGCGCACGATTCAAGTGATGGTGGGCCCGTATTTATCGGTGCAAATTGCATGGGCATAGTTTCCCGTCCCGGTGGATACAATACGTGGTTTATTCCAGAGAATAAATTTCCGAAAAACGGGTTGGGCACACCACGCCGCGCAGCGTTAGTGAGTCAGAGCGGAGCATTTATGCTGTATGGTTTAAGCCGCTACCCGCATCTTTTACCTAATTACATGATCTCGATGGGGAATCAGACTGACCTCACTTTGGGGGATATGGTTACCTATCTTAAAGATGATGAAAACGTCGATGTCATCGCTGTCTACGCAGAAGGATTCAATGATCTTGATGGATTAGCATTTTGTCGTGCGGTGCGCGAAGCTGTGCTGGCTGGTAAAGAAGTTGTTTTCTATAAAGCTGGTCGCACTCCGGAAGGTAAATCTGCAACAAGTGGGCATACTGCATCATTAGCAGGTGACTATATGGTTGCGGAAAGCTGTGTGCGTCAGGCTGGTGCTGTAGTGGCACAGACCGTGGAACAGTTTCAGGATTTATTTATGTTGGCAGAGACACTGCATTGCAAAAAGGTTGAAGGCAATCGCCTTGGTGCAATCAGCGGCGCAGGGTTTGAAGCCGTTAGCATGGCAGATAGCCTTGATGTTGGTACGTTTTCAATGAAGCTTGCACCGTTTTCGGAAAAAGCAACTAACGGGTTTCGTGCTCTCTTAAAAGAAAAGCGTCTGGATTCTCTTGTATCCATCGCAAATCCTATGGATTTGACTCCTGCCGGTGATGATGAACTGCATGTTGAAGTAGCAAAAATTATGCTGGATGAACCAACCGTAGATGCTGTTGTTCTGGCACTGACCCCGCTTAGTCCGGTAATGCAATCGCTCGATACAGATACAAGTGACCCGTTCAGCATGCACAACAAGGAAAGCATCCTTTCGCGTACCATGGCACTTGCAACGTTGTCAGAGAAACCGCTCGTATGTGCCTCTGATGGTGGTGAGTTATTTCAGCCGTTGCGCGAAGCATTGAATGAAGCAGGAATCCCTGTGTTCCAAACAGCAGATAGAGCTGTCGCAGCATTAGCACGTTACCTGCAATCGCGATTGCATAGTAAATCAATACGCTGTGGTGGATGCGGTATCCGATAA
- a CDS encoding IclR family transcriptional regulator — translation MSQQSIERATRVLGLFTFEHPSWRVSDIAKTLDLAVGTTHGIVKALAKSDYLAQDPASKEYKLGLKLMELGSLQSATYELNRKSATPVTYLAQHTNTIGRVGVLYHNAILTTLSTDHQEWHPSSYIGPTVPAYCTGMGRAILSQLLMRELVEHLATVQLLPYTPKTLTDPVALHEEISATRERGYSLVFGETLIHLNTIGAPVFGAEGKVIGAISVSGTSDIIGPDTDITSFANRLMDVASEISVQMGYRAQPKFVDGT, via the coding sequence ATGTCTCAACAATCTATTGAACGTGCGACCCGAGTGCTCGGGTTGTTCACCTTTGAACATCCAAGCTGGCGTGTAAGTGACATTGCAAAGACCCTCGATCTTGCTGTCGGTACTACGCATGGCATTGTAAAGGCGCTAGCTAAAAGTGATTATCTCGCGCAGGACCCTGCGTCTAAAGAATATAAATTAGGCTTGAAACTTATGGAGCTTGGTTCGTTGCAGTCAGCAACATACGAGCTTAACCGAAAGTCTGCGACGCCTGTCACATATCTTGCCCAACATACAAATACTATCGGCAGGGTCGGCGTGCTCTACCATAATGCAATTCTTACTACATTAAGTACTGACCATCAGGAATGGCATCCTTCTTCCTACATAGGGCCTACTGTTCCGGCATATTGCACAGGAATGGGGAGGGCTATTTTGTCACAGCTTCTTATGCGTGAGCTAGTAGAACACTTGGCGACGGTGCAGCTGCTTCCGTATACTCCTAAGACGTTAACAGACCCGGTCGCATTGCATGAAGAAATTAGTGCAACCCGTGAGCGTGGTTACTCGTTGGTTTTTGGAGAAACATTAATACACTTGAATACAATCGGTGCTCCGGTGTTTGGCGCGGAAGGTAAAGTTATTGGTGCAATCAGCGTAAGCGGTACAAGCGATATAATCGGTCCTGATACTGATATAACAAGTTTTGCGAATCGGCTTATGGATGTTGCTTCAGAAATTTCTGTGCAAATGGGATATAGAGCTCAACCAAAATTTGTGGACGGTACATAA
- the amrB gene encoding AmmeMemoRadiSam system protein B, translating into MNTAGTTAATRTPVVAGQFYTASAQKLREEVEAYLQRGIKRSARTLLAMAPHAGYMYSGQTAGCTFGSSNLSNTIYLLGPNHTGRGAPISVWSGGSWETPLGAVPIDMHARDQLLAANSFFEADTLAHIGEHSLEVLLPFIQIAAPKARIVPVAIATSNQETLAFAGTVLASALQQNPDSCIVVSSDMSHYVSAEAAKKMDTLALSYVQSIDAQGLLSTVVRNNISMCGVLPMTVGLIACEALGATQAEIVEYTNSGAVTGDSSQVVGYAGAIIDRP; encoded by the coding sequence ATGAATACAGCCGGAACAACCGCTGCTACTCGTACACCTGTTGTTGCAGGGCAGTTTTATACTGCAAGCGCACAAAAGCTCCGTGAAGAAGTAGAAGCATATCTGCAACGTGGTATCAAACGCAGTGCCCGTACTCTTCTTGCAATGGCTCCACACGCTGGCTACATGTACTCCGGTCAAACCGCTGGCTGTACCTTCGGCTCATCCAACCTTTCGAATACAATATATCTCCTCGGCCCGAATCATACGGGTCGAGGAGCACCGATATCCGTATGGAGTGGCGGCAGCTGGGAAACTCCTCTCGGGGCAGTTCCTATAGACATGCATGCACGCGACCAGCTGTTGGCAGCAAATTCTTTTTTTGAAGCTGACACACTGGCACACATAGGTGAACACTCTCTCGAAGTACTCTTGCCTTTCATTCAAATTGCAGCACCAAAAGCACGTATTGTTCCGGTAGCAATTGCCACCAGCAATCAAGAAACACTTGCATTCGCAGGTACAGTGCTTGCCAGCGCGCTTCAGCAAAATCCTGACAGCTGCATTGTTGTCAGCTCAGATATGAGCCACTACGTCTCTGCGGAAGCTGCAAAAAAAATGGACACGCTCGCACTTTCTTATGTTCAGTCAATTGACGCACAAGGGCTTCTTTCCACGGTTGTCCGAAACAACATAAGCATGTGCGGTGTACTCCCGATGACTGTCGGTCTTATCGCCTGCGAAGCACTGGGAGCAACACAGGCTGAAATTGTAGAATATACAAATTCCGGCGCTGTCACAGGCGATTCATCACAAGTTGTCGGGTACGCAGGCGCTATAATCGACCGCCCATAG
- a CDS encoding tetratricopeptide repeat protein produces the protein MSVVVPAKTQAASWYWGKHPTFERLVISFDTPVKNFTLSRTGSNELTFVTPQHTQAVKVFNPIKNGNRISTAKYLAAPKHGTKKLLIRTKVTSFRYKTSRSSNNKIAIDIYPDSKGKFTPASSQQKSASGKQAPKKAQAAPVAASPKAQQSAASPIKAGSNRNKEKRPFYSPKNVFRSRVNSGGPDNWVAKPSTAEPAQDAPVQPQSVQSAPVAPAKQSRPSNAPVKKVQPSPSATKEPMPPVGNISVPEKKLEKVVSTEKEETEVIWVDKNGNKVAPPPSPSHLLKLAKMALNNGVYDEALESYKELKRVPTLTKKERADVLDGIADTTYAMGKDSLPENYEKIIAATTEAMNFDLKSPKVPSYLLRLGYTNLKIGNVREAGAYFNILRHNHPKDDLVPSTYYYWGEHYFKEKEWQKAADNFQYIVQKYPDTKFVREAGVGLAKSLYQLAYYEQAYQIVDYVKKRWPRFYLDYPPFLSQMGDVAYRLGKPDEARTHYWTYYNIDPDGDDADMVLARLGDIYLETEEFEAAREIYEEAVRKFPDRDGGLVSLMRLAEEGKYDTPTISDMFSVFDKPYSLKPLEIYSKIITEHSESKIAPLARLKKAIWYLWNNQHPEALATASAFKEKYPNHVLIPRVKEVAMRSFSILTANNIKEENYEKILQIWDDFPIVHNQEPQLTPESRVALALSMWKKDKPSKALEILDPFFQNLKVPQYSEMGLSLALSVFVDNEQWNGIIELARRIELWELNKESRDQLDYAVALAYENLNDPEKAVNLWARLKKVEDMPRSKEAYINYFLARDAERREDFELAYKLSLEALRTFKEIAAKDPEKADTSKIRDLLNSLVDITERTGRSDDALEWARELAIAVPEGDPGYPAMRYRIATLYKKTGDTAKWKDILTQLVAADPKSLYGRMATSDLNTYGLSNDASSYSPTGNL, from the coding sequence TTGTCAGTTGTAGTACCGGCTAAAACCCAAGCTGCCTCTTGGTATTGGGGCAAACATCCAACGTTTGAGCGCCTTGTTATTTCTTTTGACACTCCAGTCAAAAATTTTACGCTTTCTCGTACCGGAAGTAATGAGCTGACATTTGTCACGCCTCAGCATACGCAGGCTGTTAAAGTATTTAACCCAATCAAAAATGGGAACCGCATTAGTACTGCCAAATATTTAGCTGCTCCAAAGCACGGTACTAAAAAGTTACTTATCCGTACTAAAGTAACGTCGTTCCGCTATAAAACAAGCCGATCAAGCAATAATAAAATTGCAATTGACATCTATCCTGACTCCAAAGGCAAATTTACCCCTGCATCATCTCAGCAGAAATCTGCTTCAGGCAAACAAGCTCCTAAAAAAGCTCAGGCTGCGCCTGTTGCAGCGTCACCAAAAGCGCAGCAATCTGCCGCATCACCCATCAAAGCGGGATCGAACCGTAATAAAGAAAAACGTCCTTTCTACTCACCGAAAAACGTTTTCCGTTCCCGTGTAAACTCCGGTGGACCTGACAACTGGGTTGCAAAACCTTCTACAGCAGAACCTGCTCAAGATGCACCTGTGCAGCCTCAATCAGTACAAAGTGCACCAGTAGCTCCTGCCAAACAAAGCAGACCATCGAACGCTCCAGTAAAAAAAGTACAGCCTTCACCGAGTGCAACTAAAGAGCCAATGCCTCCAGTGGGCAACATCTCTGTTCCAGAAAAGAAGTTGGAAAAAGTTGTCAGCACGGAAAAAGAAGAAACTGAAGTTATTTGGGTAGACAAAAACGGCAACAAAGTTGCACCACCGCCTAGTCCTAGCCACCTACTTAAGCTCGCTAAAATGGCGCTTAATAACGGTGTGTACGATGAAGCCCTTGAAAGCTACAAAGAACTCAAGCGGGTTCCGACCCTAACCAAGAAAGAACGTGCTGATGTTCTGGATGGTATTGCTGATACAACATACGCAATGGGCAAGGACAGCCTGCCAGAAAATTACGAAAAAATTATTGCTGCTACCACAGAAGCAATGAACTTTGACCTTAAAAGTCCTAAGGTTCCTAGCTACCTGTTGCGTCTTGGCTATACTAACCTTAAAATAGGTAATGTGCGCGAAGCTGGTGCGTATTTTAACATCCTGCGCCACAACCACCCTAAAGATGATCTGGTACCATCTACCTACTACTATTGGGGTGAACATTACTTTAAAGAAAAAGAATGGCAGAAAGCTGCGGATAATTTCCAATACATTGTACAGAAATATCCAGACACTAAATTCGTGCGCGAAGCTGGTGTCGGGCTTGCAAAGTCTTTGTACCAACTTGCCTACTACGAGCAGGCTTACCAAATTGTTGACTACGTTAAAAAACGTTGGCCGCGCTTCTATCTCGACTATCCGCCATTCCTGAGTCAAATGGGTGATGTTGCGTATCGTCTCGGTAAACCGGATGAAGCACGTACGCACTATTGGACATACTACAACATTGATCCTGATGGTGACGATGCCGATATGGTTCTTGCCCGTCTCGGTGATATTTATCTCGAAACTGAAGAATTTGAAGCTGCACGTGAAATTTACGAAGAAGCAGTACGCAAGTTTCCAGATCGTGACGGTGGTCTTGTATCGCTCATGCGTCTTGCAGAAGAAGGCAAATACGATACTCCGACAATTTCAGATATGTTCTCAGTGTTTGATAAGCCATACAGCTTAAAGCCACTTGAGATTTATTCTAAAATTATTACGGAGCATTCCGAAAGTAAAATTGCTCCACTTGCAAGATTAAAAAAAGCTATCTGGTACTTGTGGAACAACCAGCATCCTGAAGCTCTTGCAACGGCTTCAGCATTTAAAGAAAAATACCCGAATCATGTGCTGATTCCACGTGTCAAAGAAGTTGCCATGCGCTCCTTCAGTATTTTGACTGCAAACAACATTAAAGAAGAAAACTACGAGAAAATTCTACAAATATGGGACGACTTCCCTATTGTACACAATCAGGAGCCACAACTTACTCCTGAAAGCCGTGTTGCGCTCGCTCTTTCTATGTGGAAAAAAGATAAACCGAGCAAAGCGCTGGAAATTCTTGATCCTTTCTTCCAGAACCTCAAAGTGCCTCAATATTCAGAAATGGGCTTAAGCCTCGCACTTTCAGTATTCGTCGATAATGAACAGTGGAACGGTATCATTGAGCTGGCGCGCCGCATTGAGTTATGGGAACTTAACAAAGAAAGTAGAGACCAACTCGACTACGCAGTGGCTCTGGCATACGAAAACCTCAATGATCCAGAAAAAGCCGTTAACTTATGGGCTCGACTCAAAAAAGTTGAAGATATGCCGCGGAGCAAAGAAGCGTATATCAACTACTTCCTTGCACGAGATGCCGAAAGGCGCGAAGACTTTGAGCTAGCATACAAGCTTAGCCTCGAAGCATTACGCACCTTTAAAGAAATTGCGGCTAAAGACCCAGAAAAAGCTGACACAAGTAAAATCAGAGATCTGCTTAATTCACTTGTAGACATTACCGAACGAACAGGACGCTCTGACGATGCACTTGAGTGGGCAAGAGAACTCGCAATAGCCGTACCGGAAGGCGATCCGGGATATCCGGCAATGCGGTACAGAATTGCTACCCTATACAAAAAGACAGGCGATACTGCGAAGTGGAAAGATATTCTTACCCAGTTAGTTGCAGCAGACCCTAAGTCCCTGTACGGCAGAATGGCGACATCCGACCTCAATACATATGGTCTTTCAAATGATGCATCATCCTACTCTCCTACAGGAAATCTATAA
- a CDS encoding ATP-binding protein has translation MSTPASIQSSRHIHVRPSQKDETDVRSFFDNAVEGMFRKARNGRFLLVNPALAKIFAYASPGEMIRNFPVDKDKVTLDAARFLDLLTELKNRGEVRNFEMQFRRRDGLLMWVLINARTVYTVKGSIKYYEGTLVDITERKDAETEQAIIDEQIRQSQRMEAIGIVAGGIASDFSTLIRPIVSSTESALKQSSGNEQVQRNLNTILGSANSAMALIKQFQTISRQGKGEMRPTTMQPVLTEAIGDFRSTLPTHIQLFEEISANNRTVLADAGQIRQVIDNLLENALLSIHTEGRITVRMAEVEFDERTGAFRADLIPGKYLRITVQDSGVGIPEQLLPRIFDPFFTTRGHEDAQGLGLAVAHGIARAHDGGITVLSEEGLGSTFCLYIPFYDQEIDQSLPIAPSPRLGSERILLVSPEEQEIRKWRSLLVPLGYRIEAVSGSVEALRLFLESPDSFDLIISTFAMPQMNGLEFARILLGVHPSTRLVLCADPTDPITSEIALEAGVPTLAHKPLNTNRIFQLVQSALEDHQE, from the coding sequence ATGTCGACACCCGCTTCCATCCAATCTTCCCGTCATATCCACGTCCGCCCTTCTCAGAAGGACGAAACTGACGTGCGTAGTTTTTTTGATAATGCTGTGGAGGGAATGTTTCGCAAAGCCCGTAACGGGCGTTTTCTTCTCGTCAATCCGGCGCTGGCAAAAATATTTGCCTATGCATCTCCCGGTGAAATGATCCGCAACTTCCCTGTTGATAAAGACAAGGTAACACTTGATGCTGCACGATTTTTAGATCTGCTGACCGAGCTAAAAAATAGAGGCGAAGTTAGAAATTTTGAAATGCAATTTCGCCGTCGCGACGGTCTGCTCATGTGGGTACTTATCAACGCCCGAACCGTGTACACTGTAAAAGGTTCCATCAAATACTATGAAGGAACTCTTGTTGATATCACCGAGCGTAAAGATGCAGAAACAGAGCAAGCCATCATAGACGAGCAGATTCGTCAGTCACAACGTATGGAGGCTATAGGAATTGTTGCCGGAGGTATTGCATCAGACTTCAGCACACTCATCCGCCCAATTGTGAGCAGCACAGAATCTGCACTCAAACAAAGTTCGGGCAATGAACAGGTACAACGGAATCTCAATACAATTTTGGGTTCTGCCAATAGTGCGATGGCTCTCATTAAGCAATTTCAAACCATCAGCAGACAGGGAAAAGGTGAAATGCGTCCTACGACCATGCAACCTGTTCTTACAGAAGCTATTGGCGATTTCCGTTCTACCCTGCCTACCCACATCCAACTTTTTGAAGAGATCAGCGCGAATAATCGGACAGTACTTGCCGATGCGGGACAGATACGACAGGTCATCGATAATTTGCTAGAAAATGCGCTACTGTCAATTCACACCGAAGGGCGCATTACTGTACGCATGGCAGAAGTAGAATTTGATGAGCGCACAGGAGCATTCCGAGCCGACCTTATCCCCGGGAAATATCTTCGAATTACCGTTCAAGATTCAGGTGTCGGTATTCCTGAACAACTTCTTCCAAGAATTTTTGATCCATTTTTTACCACTCGCGGGCACGAAGATGCACAAGGGTTGGGGCTTGCAGTTGCTCACGGTATAGCCCGTGCGCATGATGGTGGTATTACCGTGTTATCCGAAGAAGGACTTGGCTCTACCTTCTGTTTGTATATCCCGTTTTACGATCAGGAAATTGACCAATCACTTCCTATTGCCCCGTCTCCAAGATTAGGGAGCGAACGTATTTTGCTTGTCTCACCTGAAGAACAAGAAATCCGGAAATGGAGAAGCCTGCTCGTTCCCCTTGGGTACCGTATTGAGGCTGTTTCCGGCAGCGTAGAGGCACTACGACTTTTCCTTGAATCACCTGATTCCTTTGACTTAATCATTTCGACATTTGCAATGCCTCAAATGAACGGACTTGAATTTGCGCGCATCCTGCTGGGAGTGCACCCGTCAACACGTCTGGTTTTATGCGCTGACCCAACAGACCCGATAACAAGCGAGATTGCACTGGAAGCAGGAGTACCGACGCTGGCACATAAGCCATTGAACACCAATAGAATTTTTCAGCTTGTGCAATCTGCACTGGAAGACCATCAGGAGTAG